The nucleotide window TCAGCGCCTCTTGCCCTCACCGGACACCCAGTTCTCCTTAAAGGTGTCTATTATGAGCGTAACCTCCACCCGCTCAAGGTTTTTGCCAAAGAACCGTTTGAGCCTTCCGGCAAAGGCCTTGACCTCATCCGTGTCGTGGAAGCTCGCCCTTACGAGTATCTGCCTCTCGCCGCTGCGCCGGTAAAGGCTCTGAACCTCCTCCAGCCTGGCAATCCGTCGCAGAATCGGGTCGATAGTGTGGTCGTCTATGGCAAGCTTCAGCTCAAAGAACGCCTGAACGTATTCGTCGAGGAAGGCAGGGTCAACGATGGCTGAGTAGCCCCTAATTGCCCCGAGCTTCTCCAGCTTTTCTACCCTGTTCTTCACGCTCGCCGGGGATAGGCCAACTCTCTTCCCGAGCTCGGTTAGGGTTATCCTGCCCTCCTTCCGGAGGATTCTGAGTATCTCCCTGTCCTTCTCGTCTATTCCCGGCATCGGCTCCACCAGCTAAAAGGAAAGGAAAAATCAGCGGGTGATCTTTATCTCCCGCATTAGCTCAAGCGGCTCTGGATTCCTCTCGAAGTAGTCCCTGACCGGCTTGAGGAGCTCGATGAGATATTCTGCCACCGCGTTCTTCAAATCGAGCGGGTGGAGCTTTCCTTCCGCGAAGTCCCTCTTGAGCTCCTCAATGGTCGTGTAGGTGACGTCGCCGCCGAACTTGGCCGGCCTGTGTATTGTGAATTCGGTCGGCTCCTCGCGGAAGATTATGTACTCGGCCCAATCTAAAACCGGGTTGTACCTGACCTCCCTGGCCGGGCAGAAGGCCTTCCTGAGCTTCTGCTTTATCTCCTCCGGCGTGTCGTGTATGAAGACCGCCGAGTAGGGCTTGCTCTTGCTCATCTTCATCTGGGTCTTCAGCTCTTTGAACTGCTCCTCGCTCTCTATCGGCCAGACCGGCGGTTCCTGAAGGCCGAGCAGGAGGTGGTGATGCAGAGCGACCGGTTTGAGCTTCTCCCCCTTCCACTCAAGGGCGTGGTACTTGAGCTTCTGTGCCACCTCGATGGCTATGACGTGGGCCTTTCTCTGGTCCATTCCGGCGTGGGCTATTGTGACACCCTGGTAGTAAATATCAGCCACCTGCATCGCCGGGTAAATCAGCTTGGCGAAGTCTATCGCTTCACCCATCTGCCTGCCCATTATCGTTATGGAGCGCATCATTCTTGCCAGAGTAACGTTCTTGGAGATGTCTATGACGGTCTGCCAGTAGTCACCCTTCTCCAGTATCTCGCTGGCCAGAACGAACTCGACCTTGTCCGGGTCGCCGCCCATGACCTTTATGCTCTGCTTCATGCCCTCCTTGAAGTAGCTCAGCGCGACCTTCTGGATAACCTCCAGATCACCGCCAAGCTTGTCGTTTATCCAGCTGTGCCAGTCCGCTAAGAAAATCCTCGTCTTGATTCCAGCCTTCTGAAGGTCGGCTATCTTCGCCCCGGCCATCAAACCGGTTCCCAGATGAATGTAACCGCTTATCTCAAATCCGATGTAGTGCTGCATCGGAACGCCGACTTCGAGCAGGTGCCTGAGGTTCTCCGCGGTCAGAAGCTCCTCCGTTGGCTTTCTCCCAATAAGTTCCATCCTCTTTTCGATGTCCATACTCACCACCTGAAGCCTGAACGGCACAAGCCTTTAAGGGTTTTACCATTTCTTTTGAAAGCTCGTCCGTGGGGGTCAACCCCTCACGGCCGGGAGGCGGTCAGTGCGGGGGAAGTCCAGCCGATGGCTTCGGGGATGGCTTAAAAGTTTAACCGAGTCGAAAAACTTCCCACTTCATAAGATTTATAACTTCCTGAGCCTTAGATAACCCGGTGATACCATGAGGAAGGCTGCAATAATACTTGCGGTGTTTGTTTTCTTTGGTGTTTTTGGATTTGCCATGGCCAGTGCTACGACCGTCGGTGTTGATCTCGCCCACGGCGAGAGCGACAAGGGTCTGGCGGTTCTGACCGACAAGGACGGCAACGTTCTCGCTGAGGGGATGATAAAGACCATCGGCGACGTCAGCTGGGCTTACATTGGACCGGCGGAGAAGGCTGACGAGCTTGGAATCAAGCAGCTCGGGGAGAAGATAACCTACGACGCCATCAAGGACGTGGACTTCCTTATCCTCGGCCAGCCGACCCAGGCCTTCAGCCCGGACGAGGTTCAGGCCATCGTCCAGTGGTGGAACGACGGAAACAGGATCCTATGGGTTGCCGGGGATTCGGACTATGGTGACGGCCCGCAGAGGATCGACTTCGTGGATACCATTCTCGATGCCATCGGTGCCAACCTCAGGCTCGACCAGTGCTCCGCTGAAGATGCTACCAGCAACGCTGGAGCCGGCTACCGTGTTATAGGCCTCGTCAACCCGGACAGCGGAACCCCTGACAAGGACATGCTTACCAAGGACTTCAAGAACGGTGGCAAGGTTCTCTTCCACGGGCCGGGTGTTGTCGCTTACGTCGATGAGAACGGCAACTGGCAGAAACTCCACGGCGGAATAGCCGATGGAATATACATCATCGTCACCACCAGCGCCGACGGCCAGATCGTTGAGAACACCGACCCGGCGGCCCAGGCTTACACCGCCGGCGACGCCGGTGAGTTCCCGCTCATGGCCGTTCAGCTCTTCGAGGACAAGAAGAACGTCCTCGTTGTCAGCGGTGAGACCCCCTACGGCGGCTACGAGCCGATGTGGAGCCCGAGCTACCACGGCGTTGACCTCGACGGCCCGCAGTTCGTCACCAACTTCATCCACTGGGCCATCAGCGTCCAGCAGAACCTTGGCAAGGAGGAAGGTGGCGGCGGAAGCACCTGTGGTCCGGCAGCTCTGATCGGTCTCGCCCTGATTCCGCTTGCCCTCTACCGGAGGAGGAAGTGATCTCCTCCATTTTTCTTTGCCGTTGAACCATTAATTTTTTATTGAGTTTCTCGAATCACCCACGATTGACATAACCAGGTGATAAACCATGAAGAAGCCCGTGGCAATTGGCTTTATCCTGCTTCTTGCCCTCAGCGTCGTGGCCAGCGGCTGCATAAGCGGAGGAAACGGCGGTGAAACCTCCGGAATAACCCTTGTCATCGTTACCAGGCACGACGCGACCATACAGTACATGGTCAAGCAGACCTTCCTCCAGAGCGATATCGCCAAGCAGTACAACATCGAGGACATCAAGTTCATCAAAGTCCCGGAGAGCCTCTGGCCCAGCTACATAGACAAAGGAGCCGACGTTGGCTGGGGAGGAGGACCGACGCTCTTTGACGACCTCTACAAGGCAAACTACCTCGCCCCGATAACCGACGAGAAGGTTCTCGGTCTCCTCGGCAACCCGCTCCCCACCGAGCTCGCGGGAATGCCCATGGTCAGGAAAGACGATGACGGCAAAGTTTACTGGATAGCCGCGGCGCTCTCCTCCTTCGGATATACCATCAACAAGAAGCAGCTCGAGAAGTGGAACCTTCCGGTTCCGGAGAAGTGGGAGGACATAGCCAGTGAGGAGTGGGCTCTCAACCCGCCGCAGTACGGCATAGCCGACCCGACCAGGAGCACCTCCAACACTAGGATATACCAGATAATCCTCCAGGCCTTCGGCTGGGAGGAGGGCTGGCGCATCATGACCCTCATCACGGCCAACTCCAAGGTTTACCTCGCCAGCGATGCCGTCAGGGACGCCGTTATCAACGGCGAGATAGCGGCAGGAAACACCATCGACTTCTACGGTTACACCGCCATGCAGCAGAACCCCGACTGCCAGTACATAGTCCCGAAGGGAGAGAGCATCATAAACGGTGACCCGATAGCGCTCCTCAAGAACGCCAAGCACCCCGAGGCGGCTCAGGCCTTCATCTACTGGGTCCTCACCGAGGGCCAGGCCGTATGGATGAGCCCCGACGTGAACAGGCTCCCGATCAACCCGCAGATATTCGACATGACCATCACCAAGACCTACGCGGACGTCATCTTCAAGGGCCAGAACGAGGGCAAGACCTACGGCGAGGCCAGGCCCGCCCTTGAGAAGGCCTACGATGACGCCATACACGCCGAGGGAATACCCTTCGATGACAAGCGCGCTCTTGAGACCGTGAGCGCACTTCAGTACTACTTCAAGGCCACCCTCGTTGACCCGAACCAGAAGCTTCACGACGCATGGGTTGCTATAGTCCAGGCCCACAAGCAGGGCAAGATAACCGATGAGCAGTTCAAGCAGCTCAAGGACGAGCTCACCGCCCCGATAGAGTTCAAGGATCCCGAGACCGGCCAGACCGTTACCTTCACCGAGGAGTACGCCAAGAAGATAAACAACAGGATCGTCAAGGACAGGAACTTCCAGGACCAGCTCGTCCAGGAGTGGCGTCAGGGCGCCATGGACAAGTATCAGAAGGTACTCGACGACCTCAAGGGCATGCTCGGTTGAGTTTGATATCCTCCTGCGAATTTCCATTCTTTTTTGGCACTTTTTCAATATGGGTGAATCAACAAATTTTTGGAAATCTTTAAATAGACCCCACCTCGACCAACACAGAGTGGCGGGTATGGTCAGAAGCAGAACGGAGGTTGATGCTCAATGAAGGTAAGCAAGTGGAGCGAGAGACTCTTTGGAACACCCCTGTTTGATCCGGTCGTCACGACTTCGTTCCTGTTCCCACTCCTGTACCTGGTGGCCTTCCTGATAATCCCAGTACTGGCAATGCTTGCGGTGGCCTTCGAGTACAACGGTCACTTCTCATTCCACTGGTTCACCAGCATACTGACGTCGGAGTACTACATCAGCGGGCCGACGGGGGAGTTCTCCAGACTGGTCACCCTTCCCAGCGGGGAGCAGATATACTACATTCAGGGTGTTGATTTTGGGGTTATTCTCAACTCCATAATAGTCTCCCTGAGCGTCATGATCCTGACCACGATACTGGGGACCATCTTCGCCTTCGTCATGGCGCGCTACGACTTCCCGGGCAAGAACATCGTCAGGATTCTGCTCTTCGTGCCGCTCCTCGTTACGCCCTTCGTCAACGTCTTCATCGTTAAGAAGATGTTCCTTCCCAACGGTCTGATAAACTGGCTGTTCTACGATATCCTTCACGTATTCCCGCACAGAATCGTTATCGACGGCCTCGTGGGCGTTATAGTCGCTCAGGCGATGACCTACTATCCAATAGTTTACCTCAACGCCTACGCGAGCTTCATCAACATCGACCCCACCCTTGAGGAGCAGGCCGAGAATCTTGGAAGCAGGGGCTTCCACCTCTTCAGAACCGTTACGTTCCCGCTCGCCCTCCCGGGAATAGCTGCCGGTGCAACCCTCGTCGGAATCTTCAGCCTTGAGGACCTCGCCGCGCCGATAGTCTTCCAGGGCAACCCGCTCGCCAGGAAGCTCATGTCCTTCCAGATCTACAGCGCCTTCACCAGCGGTTTCAACGTTGGAAGCCCGCAGCTCGCCGCCCTCGCGCTCATAATGCTCACCATCGCTATTCTGATGTTCCTTGGTATCAGAAAGTACGTCAGCCTGCGCCAGTACGCCATGCTCAGCAAGGGCGGACGGTGGAAGCCGAGAGTTGCCAGGCCCAAGGGCTGGCAGGCGGTTCTCATATACCTCGTCGTCCTTCCGATGCTCCTCATCTCGATATTCCCGCAGGTCGGTGTCGTGCTCCTCGCCTTCAGCGAGAGCTGGGTCGGAACCTGGCCGGAGGGCTTTACTACCGCGCACATTCAGAGCATTATAACCCAGCCGGACATTGAACGCGTTATCATGAACAGCATCATGTATTCCACTGCAGCAATAATCGTCATCATCCTCCTGTCTCTCACCGCCTCCTACGCCTCCAGCAGGTTCAAGAAGAGTCAGCTCGGGCCCGTTCTCGACAGCCTCTCAACGATACCCATAGCCGTTCCGGGTATCGTTATAGCAATGAGCTACTTCTTCTTCTTCGCCAAGGTGTTCCCGGACACGCCCCTCGACCCCACGAACCTGCTCGGCTTCAACCCGGCGATGGTTCTCGTGCTGGCGTACTCAATCAGGCGTCTGCCCTTCGCGGCGCGCTCCATCTCGGCCGGAATCCAGCAGGTTCACGTGTCCCTCGAGGAGGCGGCGCTCAACCTTGGTGCCGGAAGGTGGAAGGCGCTGACGGGAATCCTCATGCCGCTGATACTCCTGAACCTGCTTGGAGGAGCCATGCTGAGCTTCGTCTACTGTATGAGCGAGACCAGCGTAGGCATCACCCTCGGTTCCATCAACCCCGACTACTACCCGATAACCGCCAGGATGGTCGAGCTCATGACGAGCGCCGTTGGAAGCGCGAACCTCGCGGCCGCGCTCGGTGTTTTCCTCATGACGGTGCAGATTATAGCAATAGTCCTGGCAAACGTGATAACCAAGCAGAGGTACTCATTCATAGGTCTCACATGAGGTGGTTGAGATGGTTGATGTCAAGCTTGAGAACATCGTCAAAACCTTCGGAGAAACGGTTGCCCTTAAGGGGATAGACCTTCATATAAAGGCCGGGGAGCTCTTCACCCTGCTCGGACCGAGCGGGTGTGGAAAGTCCACAACGCTGAGAATCATAGCCGGCCTGGACTTCCCGGACAGCGGAACAATACACTTCGGCGACGAGGAGGTCACCTACCTCCCGTCCAGCAAGCGCGGTGCGGTGCTCGTCTTCCAGAACTACGCCCTGTGGCCCCACATGACGGTCTTTGACAACGTCGCCTATGGCCTGAAGCTCAAGAAGCTTCCAAAGGACGAGATAAAGAAGAAGGTCGAGTGGGCCCTCGAACTCGTCAAGCTCGAGGGCTTCGCGGACCGCTATCCTACACAGCTTTCCGGAGGTCAGCAGCAGCGTGTCGCAATAGCTAGAGCTTTGGTCGTCGAGCCCAAGGTTCTCCTTCTGGACGAGCCGCTGAGCAACCTCGACGCCAAGCTCAGGCTTGAAATGCGCTCTGAGATAAGGAGAATCCAGCGCGAGCTCGGCATTACCGTCATCTACGTCACCCACGACCAGGAGGAGGCGATGGCCATAAGCGACAGGATTGCCGTCATGAACGTCGGAACCGTCGAGCAGGTCGGAACGCCGAAGGAGATATACGAAAGCCCGAGGACTGAATTCGTCGCCAGCTTCATGGGCAAGACCAACGTCATCCCGGCCAAGGTTGTCGAGAGGAACGGCGATCGCGTTTCCGTCGAGTTCGAGGGCATAAGGCTCGACGGCCTCTACTACACTGACAAGAGCGACGACGTCGTCATAGTCATCAGGCCCGAGAGGATAAAGCTCAAGCCCGTCGAGAACGCGGTCTCATTCACCGGGACCGTTGACCTCATCGAGTACTACGGATTCTTCATCGAGGTCGTCGGTCTCTTCGGGGACACCAGGATCATCGCCAGAACCATCAGCGACAGGGAGATAGCGGGACTCAGGCCGCTCCAGCAGGTGACGTTCTACGTCGAGAGGGACGACATCATCGTCCTCCCGAAGCAGAGGCTTTAAACCTTCTTCCCCATTTCATTTAGGTGGTCGTATGCGTGGATTTCTGGAGTTCCTCAACGAGGGGCAGGTCTACGAGGTTCTGCTCGTCACGAGGTCAAATGCCACTCCTGTGGGCGTTGTAAGGGGCGGAAACAAACTGTTTTTCAAGCTCTTTGGTGGAAAAAGTGCAAAGGAACTGAGGGGGCATCCATACGCGTCGGTTCAGGTGACCAACGACGTTGAGCTGATCGTAAAGCTCGCCCTCAACCTGCCGGTGGAGCTTGAGTTCGAGAACAGGGGGGCGCACAGGTGGATACGGGGACTACCCGGGGTTTACGGGCCGGTCATGTTCACCGAGGAAGTCCACGAGGACCATCTGGGGAAAACCCCCGTTTTGAGGTGTTCGCTGGAGCCGGAGGGAATCATCGATGGAAGACTGCCCCCCAAACCACTTAGCAGGGCTGACTGGTACCTCCTGGAGATGGCCGTGGACTTCACCCGGCTGGAGGTTGCCCTGAGGAACGGGAAGATGGAGGGCGCCAGGAAGCTGCGCGGAAGGATAGTCGAGAACTATTCATCCTACCGGCGGTTCGGGGGGAGCTCGGAGCTGGCGGAGATCATAAGGGCTGCACTGGACGGAAGTGGGTAAAGGAGCGCCCCCCAGACAAGGGAAAGCTTATAACCGATTTATTTCAGCTTTTCTTGGTGGTACCATGAAGGCAGGCAAGCTTATGGCTCTTTTGGTGGCCCTGCTTACCATAGCGGCGGTTCCAGTGAGCACCGTCTGGGCCGCTTCAAGCAGCGTGGCACCGGGAGAGATCCTCGTTCAGCCGCTCCCGGGAGTTCCAGCGATAGGAAAGCCAGGGGACGTCGTTGAAATCCAGCCAGCGGAGGGCGTTGCAATTCAGTCCCTCCAGATAGTCTCGATACTCCACGGACCCTATGACCTTGAAATCGTCGGCACCGAGAACGGCGTCATCAAGGCCAAGATACCTGAGGAAGCGGTTCCGGACGTCTACTTCCTCGTCGTCAGGAGCGACAAGGGCGAGGTCACGATACCCAACGGAGTGTGGGTCATGAAGAACGCCCCAACGGTTCTCAGGATAGCCCACGGCAGCGACCTTCACGTCACCAGCGGCTCAAAGATGGGATTCGTCTGCGGGGACTACTTCCAGAAGAGCATCCCGGAGATACTCAAGTACTGCAAGCATCCCTACGCAATGCACAGCTACACCGCCCACGACAGCTTCATGACGTACTATGCAATGACTGGAGCGGGCGGCGAGAACGTTGTTAACCTCATAATAAGCACCGGCGACGACGTCGATACCAACGGCGACAGCGAAGGATACAAGATGTTTGACACGGGTATAATCCACGGCACCGCCGCCGGTATGCCCTTCATAAGCATCAAGGGCAACCACGACCACCCGCCGACCTACTACAACAAGTACGTTGGCCCCAGGTACTTCTACGAGGTCATCGGGGACTTCATCATCATAGGCCTCGACAGCAGGGGCGAGGAGAGGCACCCCGAGCTTGAGCAGCTCCAGTGGATGGAGAACGTGCTTGAGAGCCACCCCAACAAGACGGTCATAGTCCTCGTCCACCACCCGTTCTGGTACAGCACCCCCGACGGCAAGTGGGGCGGAACCATAAAGGGCTACACGGCCTTTGACGACGGTGACTGGAACGCCCTGACCAAGTTCATAAGCTGGGACTGGGAGGGCAAGAACGGCGAGTACGATGAGATAGCCAGAACCTTCCTCCAGCTTGTCGAGAAGTACAACGTCAGGCTCGTCCTTGCCGGGCACATCCACAAGGACAAGCCGGTTCTCTACATCGACAAGAACGGCGAGAAGCACTGGTTCTACACCGTCACCACCACCGGCGCCCCGGACAAGACCAGCAACCCGCCGAGCCAGGCCGACCAGAGCAGGGGCTACACCACCCCGAGCTGGTACGGCTCGCAGGTCATCTACGTCTATGAAAACGGCACCGTGAAGTTCCCGCTCGCCGGCGACGTCCTTCACGAGGGCATAAGCTCCCTTCCGATACCGCAGAAGTTCATAGTTTACAGGCAGAACGGTGAAGACGGAACCGCGGTCAGGTTCGTGAACGAGCTGGGCGAAGATGTCAGCGGGCCCTTCGTCCTCGAGATACCCGCGGGAGCCAAGGTTGATCCGGAGCATACCAACATAACCTACACCGTCCTCGGCGAGAGAGAAATCGGCGGAACCTACTACATGCTCCTCAACGTCACTGTTCCCCAGGGCGTCAGCCAGATAACCGTTGTCAAGGAAGCCGACACCCAGGCTCCGGAGGTTAAGATAGGCTACCTCATGCCGGGCAAGCCCAAGCCGGGACAGAGGTTCAAGGTCTACGTCACCGCCAACGACAACGTCGGAATCAGGGACATGAAGGTGCAGGTAATCAGCGACGGCAAGGTTCTGGCAGAGTACTCGGCGTTCTCGATGAAGCCGGCAGAGGTCGATGCAACATACTACACCGAGATCCCGGGCGTTGATGCAACCGAGTTCACCATAAAGGTGATCGCGACCGACTTCTATGACAACACCGGCGAGGCGACCTACACCGTCGGCGGAAGTGCAACTACCAGCCCGAGCCAGACGACCACTGAGAGCGGGGGAAGCACCTGCGGCCCGGCCTTCATCGTGGGCCTTGCACTCCTCCCGGTTCTTCTCAGGAAGAGGAAGTGACATCTCCTCTTTCAATTTTCTCTTCCAAACGTCCCACCTCCGAACTGAAGGTGCCGGATAAGTTTCTTTTCTAGAACACTTCCATGGGGACAGCCAAGGTCAGATAAAGCCGCCAGCAGGCTTCTTCATCAGGGGAAGAGTTTTTAAACCGTCCCCATAAGCCCCCCATGGTGATGAAGGTGAAGTTCAAAGGTAAAGCCTTCGGGAACATCGTGAGGATGGAGTTCGACATTCTCACGCTCAGCGAGCTTAAAATAGACGACCTGCGAGACTTTGACGTTGATTCCATCAAGATTGAGCTCAAGCCCACCTCATCCGGCATACGGGTTACCGGCATATGGGAGGGTACCGTCGAGGAAGCCGGAGAGGGAATAAAGAAGGCCCTCCTTGAGAGCTACAAACTCCGTGAGAGGATTCTCAACAGGATAAAGAGCAAGACGGAGGCAATAAGGAGCACGATGCGCCAGCTCGGCTTCAAGGAGGAAGTGGAGGGTTACGGGAGTGCGCTGCGCTTCGTCAAGAAGGTCGGCGCCTACGACATAGTCGTCGTCGCCTCAACGACGGACGACGTTGTTAGGGTCGAGGTCTACGGCAACGACAAGAAAATCATCAGCCCGGAGCTGGAGAGCATCTTTGAGGACGTCGAAGTGGAGGAGCTGGAGATATACGACTTTGAGGACGACAAGGAGGAGCGGCTCGTCATAAACCTCGAAATACCGAAGAACGAAGAAAAGCCCGAGAGAAAGATAATGGAAGCCATCAGGATGATAGAAAGCATGCTGATGGCCTGATCACTTGTATCTGCTGTCCAGCTGAAGCTGCTTCAGCTTTGCCGTTATTCCCTTTGTCGGCGCCCTGTCTTCACTTATTATCCTCCCGGTTCTTGTGTCTATTCTCGCGTAGTAAAGGGTCTCCTTCCCCGCCACCTTGATGTGGACGTAGCCCCTCTCCTCGTAGAGGACGAGGCGCTCCACCGCGGGCCGTTCTTCCTTGTATTTCTCCATCACATGCGAGAGGTATGATTCCTTTATCGCCATCTCCGTGAAGCGGACGTCGCTCTTCAGAACTTCTCCCGTGGTTCTGTGAAGGACGAACCTTCCAACCTTCGTTCTTCCGGCGAATTCGACCTCCCAGTTCTCGTTGAGCGTTATGGATCTTATCACAGCCTCCTCGTCTATCTCCTTCGCGGCCTCGGCGGCCATCCTCTCGGCAAGGTCCCTCCTCAGAACTCGGTCCGTCTCCTCGATGAGCTTGCCGTCCCTGCTGACCCTGACGGTTACCATGTGGCGGTCGTTCTCGGCGGTAACGGTGTATTCGGTTTCTGTGCCCTCGATGGACTTTATCTCAAAGTCGGGATACTTCCCGGAGACTATCTCCTTTGCCCTGTCGGGCGTCACCTCGACGAGGTAATCGAGGACGTCCCCCGTGGAGCCGTCCACCTTCACGACGGCCTTTCCATCGACGCTCTCAAGAACCAGCTCCAGGTACTTGTGCTCCAGCACACGGTATGATTTCATAGCCAGGCCTCTCAGCGGAAAGTTGCCCTCTATGACAGTCCTGGCGTTTTCGAAGGCGTCTTCGGGTGATGGGAGCCTCCTGGCCTCCTCGTAGC belongs to Thermococcus camini and includes:
- a CDS encoding Lrp/AsnC family transcriptional regulator: MPGIDEKDREILRILRKEGRITLTELGKRVGLSPASVKNRVEKLEKLGAIRGYSAIVDPAFLDEYVQAFFELKLAIDDHTIDPILRRIARLEEVQSLYRRSGERQILVRASFHDTDEVKAFAGRLKRFFGKNLERVEVTLIIDTFKENWVSGEGKRR
- a CDS encoding ABC transporter ATP-binding protein, which produces MVDVKLENIVKTFGETVALKGIDLHIKAGELFTLLGPSGCGKSTTLRIIAGLDFPDSGTIHFGDEEVTYLPSSKRGAVLVFQNYALWPHMTVFDNVAYGLKLKKLPKDEIKKKVEWALELVKLEGFADRYPTQLSGGQQQRVAIARALVVEPKVLLLDEPLSNLDAKLRLEMRSEIRRIQRELGITVIYVTHDQEEAMAISDRIAVMNVGTVEQVGTPKEIYESPRTEFVASFMGKTNVIPAKVVERNGDRVSVEFEGIRLDGLYYTDKSDDVVIVIRPERIKLKPVENAVSFTGTVDLIEYYGFFIEVVGLFGDTRIIARTISDREIAGLRPLQQVTFYVERDDIIVLPKQRL
- a CDS encoding metallophosphoesterase, whose protein sequence is MKAGKLMALLVALLTIAAVPVSTVWAASSSVAPGEILVQPLPGVPAIGKPGDVVEIQPAEGVAIQSLQIVSILHGPYDLEIVGTENGVIKAKIPEEAVPDVYFLVVRSDKGEVTIPNGVWVMKNAPTVLRIAHGSDLHVTSGSKMGFVCGDYFQKSIPEILKYCKHPYAMHSYTAHDSFMTYYAMTGAGGENVVNLIISTGDDVDTNGDSEGYKMFDTGIIHGTAAGMPFISIKGNHDHPPTYYNKYVGPRYFYEVIGDFIIIGLDSRGEERHPELEQLQWMENVLESHPNKTVIVLVHHPFWYSTPDGKWGGTIKGYTAFDDGDWNALTKFISWDWEGKNGEYDEIARTFLQLVEKYNVRLVLAGHIHKDKPVLYIDKNGEKHWFYTVTTTGAPDKTSNPPSQADQSRGYTTPSWYGSQVIYVYENGTVKFPLAGDVLHEGISSLPIPQKFIVYRQNGEDGTAVRFVNELGEDVSGPFVLEIPAGAKVDPEHTNITYTVLGEREIGGTYYMLLNVTVPQGVSQITVVKEADTQAPEVKIGYLMPGKPKPGQRFKVYVTANDNVGIRDMKVQVISDGKVLAEYSAFSMKPAEVDATYYTEIPGVDATEFTIKVIATDFYDNTGEATYTVGGSATTSPSQTTTESGGSTCGPAFIVGLALLPVLLRKRK
- a CDS encoding tyrosine--tRNA ligase, with the translated sequence MDIEKRMELIGRKPTEELLTAENLRHLLEVGVPMQHYIGFEISGYIHLGTGLMAGAKIADLQKAGIKTRIFLADWHSWINDKLGGDLEVIQKVALSYFKEGMKQSIKVMGGDPDKVEFVLASEILEKGDYWQTVIDISKNVTLARMMRSITIMGRQMGEAIDFAKLIYPAMQVADIYYQGVTIAHAGMDQRKAHVIAIEVAQKLKYHALEWKGEKLKPVALHHHLLLGLQEPPVWPIESEEQFKELKTQMKMSKSKPYSAVFIHDTPEEIKQKLRKAFCPAREVRYNPVLDWAEYIIFREEPTEFTIHRPAKFGGDVTYTTIEELKRDFAEGKLHPLDLKNAVAEYLIELLKPVRDYFERNPEPLELMREIKITR
- a CDS encoding ABC transporter permease codes for the protein MKVSKWSERLFGTPLFDPVVTTSFLFPLLYLVAFLIIPVLAMLAVAFEYNGHFSFHWFTSILTSEYYISGPTGEFSRLVTLPSGEQIYYIQGVDFGVILNSIIVSLSVMILTTILGTIFAFVMARYDFPGKNIVRILLFVPLLVTPFVNVFIVKKMFLPNGLINWLFYDILHVFPHRIVIDGLVGVIVAQAMTYYPIVYLNAYASFINIDPTLEEQAENLGSRGFHLFRTVTFPLALPGIAAGATLVGIFSLEDLAAPIVFQGNPLARKLMSFQIYSAFTSGFNVGSPQLAALALIMLTIAILMFLGIRKYVSLRQYAMLSKGGRWKPRVARPKGWQAVLIYLVVLPMLLISIFPQVGVVLLAFSESWVGTWPEGFTTAHIQSIITQPDIERVIMNSIMYSTAAIIVIILLSLTASYASSRFKKSQLGPVLDSLSTIPIAVPGIVIAMSYFFFFAKVFPDTPLDPTNLLGFNPAMVLVLAYSIRRLPFAARSISAGIQQVHVSLEEAALNLGAGRWKALTGILMPLILLNLLGGAMLSFVYCMSETSVGITLGSINPDYYPITARMVELMTSAVGSANLAAALGVFLMTVQIIAIVLANVITKQRYSFIGLT
- a CDS encoding ABC transporter substrate-binding protein, whose translation is MKKPVAIGFILLLALSVVASGCISGGNGGETSGITLVIVTRHDATIQYMVKQTFLQSDIAKQYNIEDIKFIKVPESLWPSYIDKGADVGWGGGPTLFDDLYKANYLAPITDEKVLGLLGNPLPTELAGMPMVRKDDDGKVYWIAAALSSFGYTINKKQLEKWNLPVPEKWEDIASEEWALNPPQYGIADPTRSTSNTRIYQIILQAFGWEEGWRIMTLITANSKVYLASDAVRDAVINGEIAAGNTIDFYGYTAMQQNPDCQYIVPKGESIINGDPIALLKNAKHPEAAQAFIYWVLTEGQAVWMSPDVNRLPINPQIFDMTITKTYADVIFKGQNEGKTYGEARPALEKAYDDAIHAEGIPFDDKRALETVSALQYYFKATLVDPNQKLHDAWVAIVQAHKQGKITDEQFKQLKDELTAPIEFKDPETGQTVTFTEEYAKKINNRIVKDRNFQDQLVQEWRQGAMDKYQKVLDDLKGMLG
- a CDS encoding DUF447 domain-containing protein — encoded protein: MRGFLEFLNEGQVYEVLLVTRSNATPVGVVRGGNKLFFKLFGGKSAKELRGHPYASVQVTNDVELIVKLALNLPVELEFENRGAHRWIRGLPGVYGPVMFTEEVHEDHLGKTPVLRCSLEPEGIIDGRLPPKPLSRADWYLLEMAVDFTRLEVALRNGKMEGARKLRGRIVENYSSYRRFGGSSELAEIIRAALDGSG
- a CDS encoding CGP-CTERM sorting domain-containing protein is translated as MRKAAIILAVFVFFGVFGFAMASATTVGVDLAHGESDKGLAVLTDKDGNVLAEGMIKTIGDVSWAYIGPAEKADELGIKQLGEKITYDAIKDVDFLILGQPTQAFSPDEVQAIVQWWNDGNRILWVAGDSDYGDGPQRIDFVDTILDAIGANLRLDQCSAEDATSNAGAGYRVIGLVNPDSGTPDKDMLTKDFKNGGKVLFHGPGVVAYVDENGNWQKLHGGIADGIYIIVTTSADGQIVENTDPAAQAYTAGDAGEFPLMAVQLFEDKKNVLVVSGETPYGGYEPMWSPSYHGVDLDGPQFVTNFIHWAISVQQNLGKEEGGGGSTCGPAALIGLALIPLALYRRRK